A region from the Kiritimatiellia bacterium genome encodes:
- a CDS encoding carbohydrate binding domain-containing protein: MRTTPLRALGVAASLTIRVGASEPVPFAPPWDDTEGGVLDLRPVLAQSAASIRPVRVRNGRLVAGDRRVRLFGVNVTASACFPAEADAPKIAARMASFGINAVRFHFLDSTWGEPRLIRYESGSWTNWNPDALRRLDVFLHELKRQGIYWNINLLVGRRFGVGDGVDPAIQRLDWKAAHAVGFFHAPHLEAQKAYARRLLDRVNPLTGQRVADDPALAMVEINNENGLIHTWLSGDLDGLPEPFASDLQAQWNRWLAARYSSAEAMMSAWGARCEPPGPELLTNADFSAGATGWVLELHRGARAKLQTSNGLAVVRVENPADGGWAVQFNQPGFAVRRGGLYTVRFRVAADRPRWILANVMQAHEPWQSVGWDVRIEVKPEWTAYEFTFEAERDDPRVRFGFSDLAQAGAVFRFADLSVRPGGRIGPAEDERPERGTVRWPRRHGRSPLTDRMRRDWIEFLWDTERAHWTAMRKCLQQEIGVAAPVVGTVVMTSTPRLMGEFELVDTHAYWQHPRWTGRPWDPENWIVEPRSMVDAPSESTVRMLAWQRVKGRPHMVSEYNHPAPNPHAGEGPLMLATFGSLQDWDAIFLYTWAHGDDSLKAGRIPGYFDIGQHPTILANVRPAALAFRRGDVAAARTEVTAPWSLDRELDAIARHGYAWDVVGLARAGLPLDVALEHRVALDLEAGEPIPMPAAPERRRHEWLADTGQIEWRLMESGGGRLLVRSERFRAALGRIAGAELDLGEGLRVRIGPTRLRAATFAICALEGGSLVRAPLRAIVAATAYTENTGMRWVSPEMMSVGRQWGSAPSRIEPVEFELVLPGAEGALQPLDDRGRPTGTARELRGGAVSASGAATLWYELRLTAPSR; the protein is encoded by the coding sequence ATGAGAACGACACCACTGCGAGCGTTGGGAGTGGCGGCGAGCCTGACGATAAGGGTGGGTGCGTCGGAACCGGTACCCTTTGCGCCGCCGTGGGATGATACGGAGGGGGGCGTGCTGGATTTGCGGCCGGTGCTGGCTCAGTCGGCGGCCTCGATCCGTCCGGTCCGTGTGCGCAACGGGCGGCTGGTCGCCGGCGACCGGCGCGTGCGCCTCTTTGGGGTGAACGTGACGGCCAGTGCGTGTTTCCCGGCGGAGGCGGACGCGCCGAAAATCGCCGCTCGAATGGCGAGCTTCGGCATCAACGCGGTTCGATTCCATTTCTTGGACTCGACGTGGGGCGAGCCGCGGCTCATCCGCTACGAGAGCGGCTCCTGGACGAACTGGAACCCGGACGCTCTCCGCCGACTGGACGTGTTCCTGCACGAGCTGAAGCGGCAGGGCATCTATTGGAACATCAATCTGCTGGTCGGCCGGCGGTTCGGCGTGGGTGACGGAGTGGATCCCGCGATCCAGCGCCTCGACTGGAAGGCGGCGCACGCGGTGGGATTCTTTCACGCGCCGCATCTGGAAGCGCAGAAGGCCTATGCCCGGCGCCTCTTGGACCGTGTCAACCCGCTCACCGGCCAGCGCGTCGCGGATGATCCGGCGCTGGCGATGGTGGAGATCAACAACGAGAACGGCCTGATCCACACCTGGCTGAGCGGCGACCTCGACGGACTGCCGGAGCCGTTCGCCTCGGACCTGCAGGCCCAGTGGAACCGGTGGCTTGCGGCGCGATACAGCTCGGCAGAGGCGATGATGTCGGCCTGGGGGGCGCGGTGCGAACCGCCCGGGCCCGAGCTGCTGACGAACGCGGACTTCTCCGCCGGCGCGACCGGCTGGGTGCTTGAGCTGCACCGGGGGGCGCGCGCGAAACTGCAGACCTCCAACGGCCTCGCGGTGGTGCGGGTGGAGAACCCGGCCGACGGTGGCTGGGCGGTGCAGTTCAACCAGCCCGGTTTCGCGGTGCGGCGAGGGGGGCTCTACACGGTTCGCTTCCGCGTCGCGGCGGACCGCCCGCGATGGATTTTGGCGAACGTGATGCAGGCGCACGAGCCGTGGCAGTCGGTCGGATGGGACGTGCGGATCGAAGTGAAGCCGGAGTGGACCGCGTACGAGTTCACGTTCGAAGCCGAGCGCGACGATCCACGCGTGCGGTTCGGCTTCAGCGACCTGGCGCAAGCTGGCGCGGTGTTCCGGTTCGCAGATCTCTCGGTGCGACCGGGCGGTCGGATTGGACCGGCGGAGGACGAGCGGCCGGAGCGTGGCACGGTGCGCTGGCCCAGGCGCCACGGGCGTTCTCCGCTCACGGACCGGATGCGGCGCGACTGGATCGAGTTTTTGTGGGACACCGAACGCGCGCACTGGACCGCGATGCGGAAGTGTCTCCAACAGGAGATCGGGGTGGCGGCGCCGGTGGTCGGCACGGTGGTGATGACGTCCACGCCGCGGCTGATGGGGGAGTTTGAACTGGTGGACACGCACGCGTACTGGCAGCATCCGCGGTGGACGGGCCGCCCTTGGGATCCGGAGAACTGGATCGTCGAGCCGCGCTCGATGGTGGACGCCCCCAGCGAGTCGACGGTGAGGATGCTTGCGTGGCAGCGCGTGAAGGGGCGGCCGCACATGGTCAGCGAATACAACCATCCGGCCCCGAATCCTCACGCGGGCGAGGGGCCATTGATGCTCGCGACGTTTGGCTCGCTGCAGGACTGGGACGCGATCTTCCTATACACTTGGGCGCACGGGGACGATTCACTGAAGGCGGGACGTATCCCAGGGTATTTCGATATCGGCCAGCATCCGACGATTCTGGCGAACGTGCGTCCGGCTGCGCTCGCGTTTCGCCGCGGCGACGTGGCCGCGGCACGGACCGAGGTGACCGCGCCTTGGTCGTTGGATCGCGAGCTCGATGCGATTGCGCGGCACGGGTACGCGTGGGACGTCGTGGGGCTGGCGCGCGCGGGGCTGCCGCTCGATGTGGCGCTCGAGCACCGTGTGGCGTTGGATCTCGAGGCAGGGGAACCGATCCCGATGCCGGCCGCGCCTGAGCGAAGGCGTCATGAGTGGTTGGCCGACACCGGCCAGATCGAGTGGCGCCTGATGGAGTCCGGAGGCGGCCGGTTGCTGGTGCGCTCGGAGCGGTTCCGCGCGGCCCTCGGTCGCATCGCCGGGGCGGAGCTCGATCTTGGCGAAGGCCTGCGGGTCCGAATCGGGCCGACGCGTCTTCGGGCGGCCACCTTCGCGATCTGCGCGCTCGAGGGCGGCTCGCTCGTGCGCGCACCGCTGCGCGCGATCGTGGCGGCGACCGCGTACACGGAGAACACCGGGATGCGGTGGGTGTCGCCGGAAATGATGTCCGTTGGCCGGCAGTGGGGGAGCGCGCCCAGCCGCATTGAGCCGGTGGAGTTCGAGTTGGTGCTACCGGGTGCGGAGGGTGCGCTGCAGCCGCTCGACGACCGCGGCCGGCCCACCGGCACTGCACGGGAACTGCGCGGCGGCGCGGTGTCGGCTTCTGGCGCGGCGACGCTTTGGTATGAACTGCGGCTGACCGCGCCATCGCGATGA
- the mgtE gene encoding magnesium transporter: MVPSLKPDILDLIEAGQWNDLRDFLARQPAPEIADLLAAVDDPKHRLILFRLLPQRLADDVFANLPSELQTALLEHMASDEVRGVLLRLSPDDRTALFEDMPARVTRRLLALLPESDRRAAMELLNYPEGSVGRLMTTAYVRVRPDWTREQVLEHIRQWGRDSETLAMLYVTDDRGRLLDDIPLRRVILADPGTRVADMMDHQFAALTAHQGRAQAVQLFRKYDLFAMPVVDGEGMLLGIVTMDDILDVEERESTGDFHRIATVRPLETSFVDAGVGLLVRRRVGWLMALLGINVVSGAGIVAFEDVIAANVALVFFLPLLIDSGGNAASQSATLVIRALAIGDIRLRDWLRMAGRELVLSSWLGLTMAAGVFALGLWRSGIGVATVVAAAMFAVVVLNCLIGVLLPFGLARARLDPAAASVPLITSIADMSGVFIYFLIARSLLMGD; this comes from the coding sequence GTGGTTCCCTCTCTGAAACCCGACATCCTCGATCTGATCGAGGCGGGGCAATGGAACGACCTGCGCGACTTCCTGGCGCGGCAGCCGGCACCGGAAATTGCAGATCTGCTGGCCGCGGTGGACGACCCGAAGCACCGGTTGATTCTGTTCCGTCTGCTGCCGCAGCGCCTCGCGGACGATGTATTCGCGAACCTGCCTTCCGAGCTGCAGACCGCGCTGCTCGAGCACATGGCCAGCGACGAGGTTCGGGGGGTGCTGCTGCGCCTGTCGCCGGACGACCGCACCGCGCTGTTCGAAGACATGCCCGCGCGCGTGACGCGTCGGTTGCTCGCGCTGCTGCCGGAGTCCGACCGCCGGGCGGCAATGGAGCTGCTGAACTACCCCGAGGGCAGCGTTGGCCGGCTGATGACCACCGCGTACGTGCGGGTGAGGCCGGACTGGACACGCGAGCAGGTGCTCGAGCACATCCGCCAGTGGGGGCGGGACAGCGAGACGCTCGCGATGTTGTATGTGACCGACGATCGCGGCCGCCTGCTCGACGATATCCCGTTGCGTCGCGTTATTCTGGCGGACCCGGGCACCCGCGTGGCCGACATGATGGACCATCAGTTCGCGGCGCTCACGGCACATCAGGGCCGGGCGCAGGCGGTCCAGCTCTTCCGAAAGTACGATCTCTTTGCGATGCCGGTGGTGGATGGCGAGGGGATGCTGCTGGGCATCGTTACGATGGACGACATCCTGGACGTCGAGGAGCGGGAGTCGACGGGCGACTTTCACCGGATCGCGACCGTGCGGCCGCTGGAGACGAGTTTCGTGGATGCGGGAGTGGGGCTGTTGGTGCGGCGGCGCGTGGGATGGCTGATGGCACTGCTGGGCATCAACGTCGTGTCCGGGGCTGGCATTGTGGCGTTTGAGGATGTGATCGCGGCGAACGTTGCGCTGGTGTTTTTCCTGCCGCTGTTGATCGACAGCGGAGGGAATGCGGCGTCGCAGAGCGCGACGCTGGTGATCCGCGCGCTGGCGATCGGCGACATCCGTCTGCGCGACTGGCTGCGGATGGCCGGTCGGGAGCTGGTGCTTTCGTCGTGGCTGGGGCTGACGATGGCGGCCGGCGTATTCGCGCTGGGGCTCTGGCGAAGCGGCATCGGGGTCGCGACGGTGGTCGCGGCGGCGATGTTTGCGGTGGTCGTGCTGAACTGTCTGATCGGCGTGCTGCTGCCGTTCGGACTGGCGCGCGCGCGGCTGGATCCGGCGGCGGCGAGCGTGCCGCTGATCACGTCCATCGCGGACATGTCGGGGGTATTCATTTATTTTCTGATTGCCCGCTCGCTGCTGATGGGGGACTGA
- the mgtE gene encoding magnesium transporter: MLLSELLKVDIVEMVEAGQWNELRNFLARQPAPEIAELIGLLDRRTTLVVFRLLPRSLAAEVFSLLDADVQNRLLQNLASEDARELLTRLTPDDRTALFEELPAQVLHRLLDLLPESQRRESLTLLSYPEGSVGRRMTTAWVRVRPEWTAAQTIEHLRSHGRDSETMAVLYVTDEEGRLTASIPLRRVVLAPPETRLRELMDPGTGPVLRSMQSEEEAVALFKKYDAYALPVVDDQGVLLGIVTSDDILDVAQAATTEDFHKIAKISPIEGSLRRARLVDLFRSRIGWLVTLIGVNMFSTAALAHFQPDFESERLKPVLVVLVSFLPLLIGSGGNAGSQTATLAVRSLALGEIRPGAVPWLVWRELRVSSAIGLVMAAGVFALALTRGTPRVAEVVAASMFTVVVFGSSVGLLLPLGLRRLGFDPAAAGAPLITSLADIGGILIYFSIARAVLGGG; encoded by the coding sequence ATGCTGCTCTCAGAACTGCTGAAGGTCGACATCGTTGAGATGGTCGAGGCGGGGCAGTGGAACGAGCTCCGCAACTTTCTTGCGCGCCAGCCGGCACCGGAGATCGCGGAGCTCATCGGCCTGCTGGACCGCCGCACCACGCTGGTCGTGTTCCGGCTGCTGCCGCGCTCGCTGGCGGCGGAGGTCTTCTCGCTGCTCGACGCGGACGTACAGAACCGGTTGCTACAGAATCTCGCTTCCGAGGACGCGCGCGAGCTGTTGACACGGCTGACTCCGGATGACCGCACCGCGTTGTTCGAGGAGCTGCCCGCCCAAGTGTTGCACCGGTTGCTCGATCTGCTGCCGGAGTCTCAACGGCGGGAGTCGCTGACGCTGTTGAGCTATCCGGAGGGGAGCGTCGGCCGGCGGATGACCACCGCCTGGGTGCGGGTGCGGCCGGAGTGGACCGCAGCGCAGACGATCGAGCATCTGCGTTCGCACGGGCGGGACAGCGAGACGATGGCGGTGCTGTACGTGACCGACGAGGAGGGGCGCCTCACCGCCTCGATCCCTCTGCGGCGGGTGGTGCTCGCGCCGCCGGAGACGCGGTTGCGGGAACTGATGGATCCCGGCACCGGCCCGGTACTGCGATCGATGCAGTCGGAGGAGGAGGCGGTCGCGCTGTTCAAAAAATATGACGCGTACGCGCTGCCGGTGGTGGACGACCAGGGGGTGCTGCTCGGGATTGTCACGTCGGACGACATCCTCGACGTCGCGCAGGCGGCGACGACGGAGGACTTCCACAAGATTGCGAAGATTTCGCCGATCGAGGGCAGTTTGCGGCGTGCGCGCCTGGTGGATCTGTTTCGGAGCCGGATCGGCTGGCTCGTGACGTTGATCGGCGTGAACATGTTTTCCACCGCTGCGCTGGCGCATTTTCAACCCGATTTTGAAAGCGAGCGCCTGAAGCCGGTACTGGTGGTGCTGGTGTCGTTTTTGCCGCTGCTGATCGGCAGCGGTGGAAACGCTGGCTCGCAGACCGCGACGCTGGCGGTCCGTTCGCTGGCGCTGGGCGAGATTCGGCCCGGCGCGGTACCGTGGCTGGTGTGGCGCGAGCTGCGCGTGAGCTCGGCGATTGGGCTGGTGATGGCGGCGGGGGTGTTTGCGCTGGCGCTCACGCGCGGGACGCCGCGGGTCGCGGAGGTGGTCGCGGCGAGCATGTTCACGGTCGTCGTGTTTGGAAGTTCGGTGGGGCTGTTGCTGCCGCTCGGGCTGCGACGGCTCGGGTTCGATCCGGCCGCGGCCGGCGCGCCACTGATCACGTCGCTGGCCGACATCGGCGGCATCCTGATTTATTTCTCGATCGCCCGAGCGGTGCTGGGGGGAGGTTGA
- a CDS encoding DUF459 domain-containing protein, with protein MRRWCGCAAVVLGWVVVAARGGAEEVLVCGDSLMQAVSRSVVRQFASTPSVKVTTVVSIGTGLARPDVFDWPAKLREAAAGRPSAAVLLLGANDGQNLRTDAGQVVVNGTTEWEREYAARVAAVLRTLQSAGVGYILWVGLPDMRDPKLQQDCQRINRIIRTECGRVAVSEFFDVVPLFSPKPGTFSPYLIRPGGKVVQVRASDGIHFNADGADILAQAIREKIAAKLRK; from the coding sequence ATGCGACGATGGTGCGGATGTGCGGCGGTGGTGCTGGGATGGGTAGTGGTGGCGGCGCGGGGGGGGGCGGAGGAGGTGCTGGTCTGCGGCGATTCGTTGATGCAGGCGGTGTCGCGGTCGGTGGTGCGGCAGTTTGCGTCGACGCCCTCGGTGAAGGTCACGACGGTGGTCTCGATTGGAACGGGGTTGGCCCGGCCGGATGTGTTTGACTGGCCCGCAAAGTTGCGCGAGGCGGCGGCGGGCCGGCCGTCTGCGGCGGTGCTACTGCTCGGCGCGAATGACGGGCAGAACTTGAGAACGGACGCGGGGCAGGTGGTGGTCAACGGAACCACGGAGTGGGAGCGCGAGTACGCGGCACGGGTGGCGGCGGTATTGCGGACCCTGCAATCGGCCGGGGTGGGCTACATCCTTTGGGTTGGCCTGCCCGACATGCGGGATCCGAAACTGCAGCAGGACTGCCAGCGAATCAACCGCATCATTCGGACGGAATGCGGGCGGGTTGCGGTCTCAGAGTTTTTTGATGTGGTGCCGCTGTTCAGCCCGAAGCCGGGAACCTTCAGCCCCTACCTGATCCGTCCTGGCGGTAAGGTGGTGCAGGTGCGGGCCTCGGACGGGATTCACTTCAACGCGGATGGCGCCGACATTCTGGCGCAGGCGATCCGCGAGAAGATCGCCGCGAAGCTGCGCAAGTGA
- a CDS encoding MBOAT family protein gives MLFPTLTFAVFFAIVFAGHWWLIGRPTARKWFLLAASYVFYGWWDWRFLGLIAGSSVVNHAIARALARSPSPGRRRAWVALATAANLLALGFFKYYGFFVVNAYALCARLGWPCSLPLLDVVLPVGISFFTFQAMSYVFDVAAGRIPPAASLLDFALYLAFFPQLVAGPIVRARDLLPQIESPPTAERLDVGRAVVLIVGGLFKKVVIANWLGVLLVDPVYDHPEMFGRWDALAAVYGYAVQLYCDFSAYSDIAIGVAKLLGFEFPGNFDAPYLSSSVQEFWRRWHISLSTWLRDYLYVPLGGSRRGFGRTALSLMATFLLGGLWHGAGWNFVLWGALHGAYLIVERAVWARRGGAAKAVARLPLGARLALTVLTFHLVGVTYVFFRARSLDDAVALLGAFARGGEPLRVTVPIAVTMAVGFAMQWLDGRRADGLARRAATLAPAVAGVIAALLITMIFALGPRGVAPFIYFQF, from the coding sequence GACCGCGCGCAAGTGGTTTCTGCTGGCGGCCAGCTACGTGTTCTACGGGTGGTGGGACTGGCGGTTTCTGGGGCTGATCGCCGGCTCCTCGGTGGTGAACCATGCGATTGCGCGGGCGCTGGCGCGCAGCCCCTCCCCGGGCCGCCGCCGCGCCTGGGTCGCGCTCGCGACAGCGGCCAACCTGTTGGCGCTCGGCTTTTTCAAGTACTACGGTTTTTTCGTCGTCAATGCCTATGCGCTGTGCGCGCGGCTGGGATGGCCGTGCTCGCTGCCGCTGCTGGACGTGGTGCTGCCGGTCGGCATCTCGTTCTTCACGTTCCAGGCGATGAGCTATGTGTTCGACGTCGCGGCGGGCCGAATCCCCCCGGCCGCATCGTTGCTGGATTTTGCGCTTTACCTTGCGTTCTTTCCGCAACTGGTCGCGGGGCCGATCGTGCGTGCGCGGGACCTTCTGCCGCAGATCGAGTCGCCGCCGACCGCCGAGCGGCTGGACGTGGGCCGGGCCGTGGTGCTGATCGTGGGCGGTCTGTTCAAGAAGGTGGTGATTGCCAACTGGCTCGGCGTGTTGCTGGTGGATCCGGTGTATGACCACCCGGAGATGTTCGGGCGGTGGGACGCGCTCGCGGCGGTGTACGGCTATGCGGTGCAGCTCTACTGCGATTTTTCGGCCTATTCGGACATCGCGATCGGGGTTGCGAAGCTGCTTGGGTTTGAGTTTCCGGGGAACTTCGATGCGCCGTACCTGTCGAGCTCGGTGCAGGAATTCTGGCGGCGCTGGCACATTTCGCTCTCGACGTGGTTGCGCGACTATCTTTACGTGCCCCTCGGGGGGTCCCGCCGGGGCTTTGGCCGTACCGCGCTCAGTCTGATGGCGACCTTCCTGCTGGGGGGGCTCTGGCACGGTGCGGGCTGGAACTTCGTGCTGTGGGGCGCCCTGCACGGTGCGTACCTGATCGTGGAGCGGGCGGTGTGGGCGCGGCGCGGCGGCGCCGCCAAGGCGGTCGCGAGGCTGCCCCTCGGGGCGCGGCTGGCGCTGACGGTGCTGACGTTCCACCTCGTCGGTGTCACGTACGTGTTCTTCCGCGCGCGGAGCCTGGACGATGCGGTCGCGCTGCTCGGCGCGTTCGCGCGCGGCGGTGAGCCGCTGCGCGTCACCGTTCCGATCGCGGTGACGATGGCGGTGGGGTTTGCGATGCAGTGGCTCGACGGTCGGCGGGCCGACGGCCTCGCACGGCGCGCCGCCACACTCGCGCCGGCGGTGGCGGGCGTGATCGCCGCGCTGCTGATCACGATGATTTTTGCGCTGGGACCGCGGGGCGTCGCGCCGTTCATTTATTTCCAGTTCTGA